From Aptenodytes patagonicus chromosome 1, bAptPat1.pri.cur, whole genome shotgun sequence, one genomic window encodes:
- the ECRG4 gene encoding augurin gives MPPPCPRGALPGAALLFLLLLLPLLCAAPDVSRGNKLKLMLQKREAPVATKPEVSVKEAAAKEFLSSLRRQRRQLWDRSQPDVQQWYQQFLYLGFDEAKFEDDISYWTSLGRSRNEYYGGYYQHHYDEESPIGPRNPHTFRHGAGVNYDDY, from the exons atgccgccgccgtgcccccgcggggccctgcccggggccgccctcctcttcctcctcctcctcctcccgctgctctGCGCGGCCCCCG ATGTTTCAAGGGGAAATAAGCTCAAACTGATGCTTCAGAAACGCGAAG CCCCTGTTGCCACGAAGCCCGAGGTGTCAGTGAAAGAAGCGGCGGCCAAGGAGTTCCTAAGCAGCCTGAGACGCCAGAGGCGCCAGCTGTGGGACAGAAGCCAGCCCGACGTACAGCAGTGGTACCAGCAGTTCCTGTACCTGGGATTCGACGAGGCG AAATTTGAAGATGACATCTCCTACTGGACAAGCTTAGGGCGTTCTCGTAATGAATACTATGGCGGATACTACCAACACCACTACGATGAAGAGTCACCAATTGGCCCGCGAAATCCACACACCTTCAGGCATGGAGCAGGGGTCAACTATGATGATTACTAA